A single genomic interval of Deinococcus ruber harbors:
- a CDS encoding (Fe-S)-binding protein, with product MLPLSSKILFFLFALVFGGLGLWGFYRLYLRIRRGRAATELRSDQLGARLLYALKVTLSQERTFRRRSAISVLHSFIFYGFVYYLLVNVVDGLEGYFTFSIRSSNPLGAVYNLLADLLSFGVLFGVLSLVIRRYFAPQKRDFRFNEKTLLHPNIKQRYIVRDSVIVSSFIFFHVGSRIIGQAAKLGMEGGDAWQPLTSAVSRALFSGASEGALMGWRVFGYWGALGSVLAFLAYFPYTKHIHIFMAPVNYFFKRPVGSGVLPPMKVDLEAENPEMGAEKLEDLEWPRMLDAYACIQCNRCQDVCPASATGKALSPAALEINKRMELNVIAGHASPFKLQSVPFEGGASTARPLLEFAISEEAVWGCTTCGACMQVCPVQDEQMLDIIDIRRQQVMVAGEFPSQLQTAFRGMERASNPWGISRDKRMEWAEGLKVPTIDENPTPDVIYWVGCAAAYDPGAQKVARSFVQLLDKAGVNYAVLGKKEACTGDSARRAGNEFLYQQLAEENVATLNTVRPKLIVATCPHCMNAIGHEYKQLGGHYATMHHTEYLELLIAGGKLDAAPLDADVTYHDPCYLGRHNGVYDAPRNVIKALGVEILELERSRENSFCCGAGGAQFWKEEEAGDGRISDNRFNEIQARLDAATSNAKEGKVLAVGCPFCKAMINSSPAKQSRDDVVVKDVAELLLEGVQRRDGTGAPVLPTGPLPEVAAEAAMVPNTQVPEAVSADVNAPEALVVGETAAEVVNAEPAEAAASAPRKAWKPKASTAQTSADDVSAAPAPEVPATPEPSAAPARKSWKPKVSGDDVSAAPVALDAAPSESAAADVVAPAADAAPARPKWGGAKAAAAPVPPVSETPAELPASAESGPAEAPARPKWNAKAKPAEVAQSEAAAPAPLQPAPAAEVALQPAPAAERPKWTPKAKASAPAAEAPAEAAPAVVVQAEGAETAPVKAEVSAPASVPSESGRRKWTPNAGKAEAVAEAQSGLAADPVPAVPEAAEESAAPESPSADTTSPETGRKKWQPKKS from the coding sequence TTGCTGCCGCTCAGTTCCAAGATTCTGTTTTTTCTGTTTGCGCTGGTGTTCGGGGGCCTGGGCCTGTGGGGTTTTTACCGTCTGTACTTGCGAATTCGCCGGGGCCGCGCCGCCACCGAGCTTCGGAGCGATCAGCTCGGAGCGCGGCTGCTGTACGCCCTGAAAGTCACGCTGTCTCAGGAGCGCACCTTCCGCCGCCGCAGTGCCATCAGCGTGCTGCACAGCTTCATCTTTTACGGCTTCGTGTATTACCTGCTGGTCAACGTGGTAGACGGGCTGGAAGGCTATTTCACGTTTAGCATCCGTAGCAGTAACCCGCTAGGCGCGGTGTATAACCTGCTGGCCGACCTGCTCAGTTTCGGGGTGCTGTTCGGGGTGCTGAGTCTGGTGATTCGCCGCTATTTCGCACCTCAGAAACGCGATTTCCGCTTCAACGAAAAAACCCTGCTGCATCCGAACATCAAGCAGCGTTACATCGTGCGCGACAGCGTGATCGTGTCGAGCTTCATCTTCTTCCACGTCGGCAGCCGGATTATCGGGCAGGCGGCGAAACTGGGTATGGAGGGCGGCGACGCCTGGCAACCGCTGACCAGCGCCGTGTCGCGTGCGCTGTTCTCGGGGGCGAGCGAGGGAGCGCTGATGGGCTGGCGGGTCTTCGGGTACTGGGGCGCACTGGGCAGCGTATTGGCGTTTCTGGCGTACTTTCCGTACACCAAGCACATTCATATCTTTATGGCCCCGGTCAATTACTTCTTCAAGCGTCCGGTGGGAAGTGGCGTGCTGCCGCCCATGAAAGTTGACCTGGAAGCGGAAAACCCGGAAATGGGCGCTGAAAAACTGGAAGACCTGGAATGGCCGCGCATGCTGGATGCCTACGCCTGCATTCAGTGCAACCGCTGCCAGGACGTGTGCCCGGCAAGTGCCACCGGCAAGGCGCTGAGTCCGGCGGCCCTGGAAATCAACAAGCGCATGGAACTGAACGTGATCGCCGGGCATGCCAGCCCCTTCAAGCTCCAGAGTGTGCCCTTCGAGGGCGGCGCGAGTACAGCCCGTCCGCTGCTGGAATTCGCCATTTCCGAGGAAGCAGTGTGGGGCTGCACCACCTGCGGCGCGTGTATGCAGGTCTGCCCGGTGCAGGACGAGCAGATGCTCGACATCATCGATATCCGGCGGCAACAGGTGATGGTGGCGGGCGAATTTCCGTCGCAGCTTCAGACGGCTTTCCGGGGAATGGAGCGGGCCAGCAATCCCTGGGGCATTTCGCGCGATAAGCGGATGGAGTGGGCCGAGGGGCTGAAAGTGCCGACCATCGACGAGAACCCCACGCCCGACGTGATCTACTGGGTGGGCTGCGCCGCCGCCTACGATCCCGGCGCTCAGAAGGTGGCCCGCAGCTTTGTGCAGCTGCTCGACAAGGCGGGTGTGAATTACGCGGTGCTGGGCAAGAAGGAAGCCTGCACGGGCGACAGCGCCCGCCGCGCCGGAAACGAATTTCTGTATCAGCAGCTTGCCGAAGAGAACGTGGCGACGCTGAACACCGTGCGCCCGAAGCTGATCGTGGCGACCTGCCCGCACTGCATGAACGCCATCGGGCACGAATACAAGCAGCTGGGCGGCCATTACGCCACCATGCACCACACCGAGTACCTGGAACTGCTGATTGCAGGCGGCAAGCTCGACGCCGCGCCGCTCGACGCTGATGTGACCTATCACGATCCCTGCTACCTGGGCAGGCACAACGGTGTGTACGACGCGCCCCGCAATGTGATCAAGGCGCTGGGCGTCGAGATTCTGGAACTGGAGCGCAGCCGCGAGAATTCGTTCTGTTGCGGGGCGGGCGGAGCGCAGTTCTGGAAGGAAGAGGAAGCGGGCGACGGACGCATCAGCGACAACCGTTTCAACGAGATTCAGGCGCGGCTGGACGCTGCCACCAGCAACGCGAAAGAGGGCAAGGTGCTGGCGGTGGGCTGTCCGTTCTGCAAGGCCATGATCAACAGTTCACCTGCCAAGCAGAGCCGAGACGATGTTGTGGTCAAGGACGTGGCGGAGCTGCTGCTGGAAGGTGTGCAGCGGCGTGACGGAACAGGTGCCCCGGTTCTTCCCACCGGCCCGCTGCCGGAAGTGGCCGCCGAAGCCGCAATGGTGCCCAATACCCAGGTGCCGGAAGCGGTCAGCGCCGACGTGAACGCGCCCGAAGCCCTGGTGGTGGGGGAGACGGCAGCCGAAGTGGTGAACGCTGAGCCAGCCGAAGCCGCTGCATCCGCGCCGCGCAAAGCCTGGAAGCCAAAAGCCAGCACCGCACAGACCAGCGCCGATGATGTGAGCGCCGCACCCGCTCCCGAAGTGCCTGCCACACCCGAGCCAAGCGCCGCGCCTGCCCGCAAATCCTGGAAGCCCAAAGTGAGTGGCGATGATGTCTCGGCTGCGCCTGTCGCCCTGGACGCTGCACCTTCCGAATCTGCGGCAGCCGACGTGGTCGCACCTGCCGCCGACGCTGCCCCGGCGCGGCCCAAATGGGGCGGAGCCAAAGCCGCAGCCGCGCCAGTGCCCCCCGTCTCAGAGACGCCTGCCGAGCTTCCCGCTTCTGCGGAATCCGGCCCTGCGGAAGCGCCCGCCCGGCCCAAGTGGAACGCCAAAGCCAAGCCTGCTGAGGTTGCTCAGTCCGAGGCGGCTGCACCTGCCCCGCTTCAACCCGCGCCTGCTGCGGAAGTTGCTTTACAGCCTGCTCCTGCTGCCGAGCGCCCGAAATGGACGCCCAAAGCCAAGGCAAGCGCCCCGGCGGCTGAAGCACCTGCCGAGGCTGCTCCAGCCGTCGTGGTTCAGGCAGAAGGGGCGGAAACGGCTCCCGTTAAAGCTGAGGTGTCGGCCCCAGCCTCAGTTCCCTCCGAGTCGGGCCGCCGAAAGTGGACTCCGAACGCTGGGAAGGCCGAGGCTGTGGCAGAAGCTCAGAGCGGTTTGGCGGCGGACCCGGTGCCAGCCGTGCCGGAAGCCGCCGAAGAGAGTGCCGCCCCCGAAAGCCCTTCTGCCGACACGACTTCCCCGGAAACGGGGCGGAAAAAGTGGCAGCCTAAAAAGTCCTGA
- a CDS encoding RrF2 family transcriptional regulator: MWISTKAQYGLRALVDIARQPDDVVPLRDVSARQGISQAYLEQIASNLRRSGFIRSVRGASGGYRLARTPEQINAYDVVVAMEGSIAPVHCVEAEHSCDRSGACSTEGLWRRVDSALREVLGASTLADLIREEEARQTPRLVQLEPVPSFSEGAPH; the protein is encoded by the coding sequence ATGTGGATCTCGACCAAAGCCCAGTACGGCCTGCGGGCGCTGGTAGATATTGCCCGTCAACCGGATGACGTGGTGCCGCTGCGCGACGTGTCGGCGCGGCAGGGCATCAGTCAGGCGTACCTGGAACAGATCGCGAGCAATCTTCGGCGCAGCGGCTTTATTCGCAGTGTGCGCGGAGCCAGCGGCGGATATCGTCTGGCCCGCACGCCCGAGCAGATCAACGCTTACGACGTGGTGGTGGCGATGGAAGGCAGCATCGCTCCGGTGCACTGCGTCGAGGCCGAGCACAGTTGCGACCGCAGCGGCGCGTGCAGCACCGAAGGACTGTGGCGGCGCGTCGATAGTGCCCTGCGCGAAGTGCTGGGAGCATCGACGCTGGCCGACCTGATCCGCGAGGAGGAAGCGCGGCAGACGCCGAGGCTCGTGCAACTGGAGCCGGTCCCCAGCTTCAGCGAGGGTGCCCCGCACTGA
- a CDS encoding DsbA family protein has protein sequence MPFSLRLAALLLTSSASLASAQVGGSVAATLQQPALSAFKKAGNTLTGAAGTTVKLTPKGSFVESAAALLPGGDPHQAGRLLGALIGEDVEQDLVAYLKQPTVQYRLPLGLTVAVGAYDLKLQTRGKTLTMNVSLHQVTGFAAVPGTRVLGDPAAPIVIRMYSDLQCPYCQQAELDAMPTVVRSLQTQKDVRLEFHYIPLIKIHPNARPAAEAAVCAENQGQFWAFKDALFRRDDWQHSSAPQATFQAVAARLNLNAAAFRDCLTKHSGKAMVEAGLSEAENIEIQGTPTVFVNGYQVPDPDDAASYQAMIDFVRAK, from the coding sequence ATGCCGTTTTCTCTGCGTCTTGCTGCCCTCCTGCTGACTTCCTCCGCTTCTCTGGCCTCGGCTCAGGTGGGGGGAAGCGTGGCAGCAACCCTGCAACAGCCTGCCCTGAGCGCCTTCAAGAAGGCGGGCAATACCCTGACAGGCGCGGCTGGAACAACCGTGAAGCTGACGCCCAAAGGCAGCTTTGTAGAGAGCGCCGCCGCCCTGCTGCCGGGCGGTGATCCTCATCAGGCGGGCAGGTTGCTGGGGGCGCTGATCGGGGAAGATGTCGAGCAGGATCTGGTGGCCTATCTGAAGCAGCCCACGGTGCAGTACCGGCTGCCGCTGGGCCTGACGGTGGCTGTCGGAGCCTACGACCTGAAGCTGCAAACACGCGGCAAGACGCTGACCATGAACGTGTCGCTGCATCAGGTCACGGGCTTTGCGGCGGTGCCGGGCACCCGCGTGCTGGGCGATCCGGCGGCCCCCATCGTGATCCGCATGTATTCCGATCTTCAGTGCCCGTACTGCCAGCAGGCCGAACTCGACGCCATGCCGACGGTGGTCCGCAGCCTTCAGACCCAGAAAGACGTGCGGCTGGAATTCCACTACATCCCCCTCATCAAGATTCACCCCAACGCCCGCCCCGCTGCCGAAGCAGCCGTGTGTGCCGAGAACCAGGGGCAGTTCTGGGCCTTCAAAGACGCGCTGTTTCGCCGCGACGACTGGCAGCACAGCAGCGCTCCGCAGGCCACTTTTCAGGCGGTTGCCGCCAGACTGAACCTGAATGCCGCTGCCTTCCGCGACTGCCTGACCAAGCACAGCGGAAAGGCGATGGTCGAGGCGGGGCTGAGCGAGGCCGAGAACATCGAGATTCAGGGCACGCCAACGGTCTTTGTCAACGGCTATCAGGTGCCCGACCCCGACGATGCAGCCAGCTATCAGGCGATGATCGATTTTGTGCGGGCGAAGTAA
- a CDS encoding chorismate-binding protein, with protein MPGLLLLESLGPVLEHARYTLLSAAPTLRQHTLPQRPAGTDLFPAWLGGLKYEAAQAFGLPSHPAIGPAQTWGQYPSGLVWDRLAGTLSIVGTPHLNWEALLSGPAPAAPRLQVGAFSADDLDYVAGVQAVQELIRAGEVYQVNLSRGVMAHAQGEPLAAYLRLRADNPSPYMAYADFGTEVVVSCSPERLVRWDDHTVSARPIAGTRPRGATPDADEQLEHDLRTSVKEQAEHIMLTDLIRHDLGWLSQPGSVHVPDLMLVERYSHVMHLVSEVRGTPLPGLTTQAVLRATFPGGTITGAPKRRVMQAIRELEPSARGWYTGSLGIISGAHTELNILIRTATFSKQPGGWTVGVRAGAGIVIDSEAGAETRETVIKAQALLGVLSGEKIRSGQPPQPPRAGRAWSPPPVKPHAPLRVLLLDNFDSFTQNLAHDLAALGAVVLLRDHTAALPELLALHPDAVLIGPGPGTPQTSGVTLALTRACLERRIPLLGVCLGHQALGEALGGRVVRAARAIHGQPEALHHDGRGVFAGIPQGAEFTRYHSLVVQHSPGASITASTATGEIMALEATHAPAWGVQFHPESVLSTYGRLLLGNWLTLAQHAT; from the coding sequence GTGCCGGGCCTGCTGCTGCTGGAATCGCTCGGCCCGGTGCTGGAACATGCCCGCTACACGCTGCTGAGCGCCGCCCCGACGCTGCGGCAGCACACCTTACCGCAGCGTCCGGCAGGAACCGACCTGTTTCCCGCGTGGCTGGGCGGCCTGAAGTACGAGGCGGCGCAGGCGTTCGGGCTGCCCAGCCACCCAGCCATCGGCCCCGCGCAGACCTGGGGCCAGTATCCCAGCGGGCTGGTCTGGGACCGGCTGGCAGGCACACTGAGCATCGTCGGCACGCCGCATCTGAACTGGGAAGCGCTGCTGTCCGGCCCGGCTCCGGCAGCTCCTCGCCTCCAGGTCGGCGCGTTTTCTGCCGACGATCTGGACTACGTGGCGGGTGTGCAGGCCGTGCAGGAGCTGATCCGGGCGGGCGAGGTGTATCAGGTGAATCTATCGCGCGGCGTGATGGCCCACGCGCAGGGCGAACCGCTGGCGGCCTATCTGCGGCTGCGGGCCGACAACCCCAGCCCGTACATGGCCTACGCCGATTTCGGCACGGAGGTGGTGGTATCGTGCAGCCCCGAACGGCTGGTGCGCTGGGACGACCACACGGTTTCGGCGCGGCCCATCGCCGGAACACGCCCACGCGGAGCCACGCCCGACGCCGATGAACAGCTGGAACACGACCTGCGAACGAGCGTGAAAGAGCAGGCCGAACACATCATGCTGACCGACCTGATCCGGCATGATCTGGGTTGGCTGTCGCAGCCGGGCAGCGTGCATGTGCCCGACCTGATGCTGGTCGAGCGCTACAGCCACGTGATGCATCTGGTCAGTGAGGTGCGCGGAACGCCGCTGCCCGGCCTGACCACCCAGGCGGTGCTGCGGGCCACCTTTCCCGGCGGCACCATCACCGGGGCGCCCAAACGCCGGGTGATGCAGGCGATCCGCGAGCTGGAACCCTCGGCGCGGGGCTGGTACACCGGCAGCCTGGGCATCATCAGCGGGGCACACACCGAGCTGAATATTCTGATCCGCACCGCCACCTTCAGCAAACAACCGGGCGGCTGGACGGTGGGCGTGCGGGCCGGGGCAGGCATCGTGATCGATTCGGAAGCCGGGGCCGAAACCCGCGAAACGGTCATCAAGGCGCAGGCACTGTTGGGCGTGCTGTCGGGCGAAAAGATTCGGAGTGGGCAGCCGCCACAGCCCCCGCGTGCGGGCCGGGCGTGGTCGCCGCCCCCCGTGAAGCCCCACGCGCCGCTGCGGGTGCTGCTGCTCGACAACTTCGATTCGTTTACCCAGAATCTCGCGCACGATCTGGCGGCGTTGGGCGCAGTGGTGCTGCTGCGCGACCACACCGCCGCGCTGCCAGAGCTGCTGGCCCTGCATCCAGACGCCGTGCTGATCGGGCCGGGGCCGGGCACGCCGCAGACCTCCGGGGTGACGCTGGCCCTCACACGGGCGTGTCTGGAACGGCGCATTCCGCTGCTGGGCGTGTGTCTGGGGCATCAGGCACTCGGAGAGGCGCTGGGCGGGCGAGTCGTGCGGGCGGCGCGGGCCATTCACGGGCAGCCGGAAGCGCTGCACCACGACGGGCGCGGAGTGTTTGCCGGAATTCCGCAGGGGGCCGAATTCACCCGCTATCATTCATTGGTCGTGCAACACAGTCCGGGGGCGTCGATCACTGCGTCGACGGCAACAGGAGAGATCATGGCGCTGGAAGCAACCCACGCACCCGCCTGGGGCGTGCAGTTTCACCCTGAAAGCGTACTGAGCACGTATGGACGCCTGCTGCTGGGCAACTGGCTGACGCTGGCGCAACACGCCACATGA
- a CDS encoding aminotransferase class IV, translated as MKPLPPDLNSPTALHGLSAFTTIRTHRGEALLLSEHLERLEATCTFLDLPPPAADVPELEALPWGLLRITVTAEGTYYRHQPLLPPAVQPTGAGVLLSRIQVHPQLGRHKTGNYLPYILAQRHAERAGFFEGLLIDRGGNAVDGTRTGLLLRVGGRYLIPDGGLPSVTRAALLSELHAEAQAAPISPELLQRAERVWLCGSGVGVVPVVYLKADDWAKDYEAEWVGQEHAALKMPD; from the coding sequence ATGAAACCGCTGCCGCCCGATCTGAACTCGCCCACCGCGCTGCACGGCCTGAGCGCGTTTACCACCATTCGCACGCACCGGGGCGAAGCGCTGCTGCTGAGCGAGCATCTGGAGCGGCTGGAAGCCACCTGCACCTTTCTCGACCTGCCACCGCCCGCTGCCGATGTACCGGAGCTGGAGGCGCTGCCCTGGGGCCTGCTGCGTATAACTGTGACCGCAGAGGGCACGTATTACCGGCATCAGCCGCTGCTGCCGCCCGCCGTGCAGCCGACTGGAGCGGGCGTACTGCTCAGCCGGATTCAGGTGCATCCGCAGCTTGGCAGGCACAAGACCGGCAACTATCTGCCCTACATCCTGGCTCAGCGCCACGCCGAACGCGCCGGATTCTTCGAGGGCCTGCTGATCGACCGGGGCGGCAACGCGGTCGACGGCACACGCACCGGGCTGCTGCTGCGCGTCGGCGGGCGCTACCTGATTCCCGATGGCGGCTTGCCCAGCGTCACGCGGGCCGCCCTGCTGAGCGAACTGCACGCCGAAGCCCAGGCCGCCCCGATCTCGCCGGAATTGCTGCAACGTGCCGAGCGGGTGTGGCTGTGCGGCAGCGGCGTGGGCGTGGTGCCGGTGGTGTATCTGAAGGCCGACGACTGGGCGAAAGACTACGAGGCAGAGTGGGTGGGGCAGGAACACGCGGCGCTGAAGATGCCGGATTAG
- a CDS encoding NFACT RNA binding domain-containing protein, producing the protein MEGLMLARTIAEVQAVLPARTLGWAFPDETTAALLLEGVGNLVFSYRPPQPALYLSNERLRGEPHNPFQRLLVARVRGDLTMAAQLKLDRVAQFRFAGESGFVDVSPARLLFELTGRNGNLLVLEDAPEEGEASWEGRIVAAGREITNNRNRFRTVRSGGQYTPPPPYSKLDPRTMTAADAESLQHLPLGKWRERLDGLGLLLGAELVRRAGLPGDQPPLSAWPRAWEALQGLVADPSIDVGTLNEGMREASRQEKAAQLRKTLREPLEKRLSLLRNQLADVDRAVEGLETAVQERGEADLLMAYQHGIQAGESSVLLPAFDGSGEVPVSLEPQLSAVQNAEKRYARARRREEVYERLAEREPVLRAEFAEVQADRAALEEAPLERLEALARTLETGRTDRSPYGAKYTSPGGFEVLVGRNNKENATLTHRVGRSTDHWFHVQGFPGSHVLVRSGGRDLQLPDILFAAQLAAYHSKARQSGNVAVDYTRIKQVWRPKGASAGQVHYAGQKTVYVDPEIPE; encoded by the coding sequence ATGGAAGGTCTGATGCTCGCCCGCACCATTGCCGAAGTGCAGGCGGTGCTGCCTGCCCGCACGCTCGGCTGGGCCTTTCCCGACGAGACGACTGCTGCGCTGCTGCTGGAAGGCGTGGGCAATCTGGTCTTCAGCTACCGCCCGCCGCAGCCCGCGCTGTACCTGAGTAACGAGCGGCTGCGCGGCGAGCCACATAATCCGTTTCAGCGCCTGCTGGTGGCCCGTGTGCGCGGCGATCTGACGATGGCGGCGCAGCTCAAACTTGACCGGGTGGCGCAGTTCCGCTTCGCGGGCGAGAGCGGCTTCGTCGATGTGTCGCCCGCCCGTCTGCTGTTCGAGCTGACCGGGCGCAACGGCAATCTGCTGGTGCTGGAAGACGCGCCAGAGGAAGGCGAAGCCAGCTGGGAAGGCCGGATCGTGGCGGCGGGCCGCGAGATCACGAACAACCGCAACCGTTTCCGCACAGTTCGCAGTGGCGGGCAGTACACGCCGCCGCCGCCGTACAGCAAACTCGACCCGCGCACCATGACGGCTGCCGACGCCGAGAGCCTGCAACATCTGCCGCTGGGCAAGTGGCGCGAACGGCTCGACGGGCTGGGCCTGCTGCTGGGCGCAGAACTGGTGCGCCGCGCTGGGCTGCCCGGCGATCAGCCGCCGCTCTCGGCCTGGCCGCGTGCCTGGGAAGCGCTTCAGGGGCTGGTGGCCGATCCGAGCATCGACGTCGGCACGCTGAACGAGGGCATGCGCGAGGCCAGCCGTCAGGAGAAGGCGGCGCAGCTCCGCAAGACCCTGCGCGAGCCGCTGGAAAAACGCCTGTCGCTGCTGAGAAACCAGCTGGCCGATGTAGATCGTGCCGTCGAAGGACTGGAAACCGCCGTGCAGGAGCGGGGCGAGGCCGATCTGCTGATGGCGTATCAGCACGGTATTCAAGCTGGAGAGAGCAGCGTGCTGCTGCCTGCCTTCGACGGTTCCGGTGAAGTGCCCGTGAGCCTGGAACCGCAGCTCAGTGCCGTGCAGAACGCCGAGAAACGCTATGCCCGCGCCCGCCGCCGCGAGGAAGTCTATGAGCGGCTGGCAGAGCGCGAACCCGTGCTGCGGGCCGAGTTTGCGGAAGTCCAGGCCGACCGCGCTGCGCTGGAAGAAGCCCCGCTGGAGCGCCTGGAAGCGCTGGCCCGCACGCTGGAAACCGGGCGCACCGACCGCAGCCCCTACGGCGCAAAGTACACCTCGCCCGGCGGCTTCGAGGTGCTGGTGGGCCGCAACAACAAGGAAAACGCGACGCTCACGCACAGGGTTGGGCGCAGTACCGACCACTGGTTTCACGTGCAGGGCTTTCCCGGCTCGCATGTGCTGGTACGCAGCGGCGGGCGCGACCTACAACTTCCCGACATCCTGTTTGCGGCCCAGCTCGCGGCCTATCACAGCAAGGCGCGGCAGTCGGGCAATGTGGCGGTCGACTACACGCGCATCAAGCAGGTGTGGCGGCCCAAAGGAGCCTCGGCGGGGCAGGTGCACTACGCGGGGCAGAAGACCGTGTATGTAGACCCGGAGATTCCGGAATAG
- a CDS encoding DsbA family protein, translated as MRSRPRFLMLSALLASSTLLSFASAQVGGLRAATLAQPALSTFKASGTVLTDASGATVTLTPKGAYLASADLRLPTADVVQAGTLLNALTGQDFAQGLSDFLKRPDVQAKLPQGLTVTADAFDLKLQQQADKALTLNISLHQLTGFRVVPSSRILGDASAPIVVRMYSDLQCPYCQKAELEAVPKVLKNLKTQKDVRFEFHQFPLESIHPNARPAAEAAACVEKQGKFWAFKDALFRRADWQSMANPGVIFQGVAMGVGVKLQQYRDCIADRGGKQSVDEGVAEANRLGVNATPSVYVNGYRVANPYDPASYQALIDFVRAK; from the coding sequence ATGCGTTCTCGCCCCCGTTTTCTGATGTTATCGGCGCTGTTGGCGTCCTCTACGCTGCTCTCGTTTGCGTCTGCTCAGGTTGGCGGCTTGCGGGCTGCCACCCTGGCCCAGCCCGCCCTGAGCACCTTCAAGGCCAGCGGCACGGTATTGACCGACGCCAGCGGAGCCACCGTGACGCTCACGCCGAAGGGCGCGTATCTGGCGAGTGCCGATCTGAGGCTCCCCACCGCCGACGTCGTGCAGGCGGGAACACTGCTGAACGCCCTGACCGGTCAGGACTTCGCGCAGGGTCTGAGCGATTTTCTGAAACGCCCCGACGTTCAGGCCAAGCTGCCGCAGGGTCTGACGGTCACTGCCGATGCCTTCGATCTGAAATTGCAGCAGCAGGCCGACAAGGCGCTGACCCTGAACATCTCGCTGCACCAGCTGACCGGCTTTAGAGTGGTGCCCAGCAGCCGCATTCTGGGTGACGCTTCAGCTCCCATCGTGGTCCGTATGTACTCCGATCTTCAGTGTCCGTACTGCCAGAAGGCTGAGCTGGAGGCCGTTCCCAAGGTACTGAAGAACCTGAAGACCCAGAAAGACGTGCGCTTTGAGTTTCACCAGTTTCCGCTGGAAAGCATTCACCCCAACGCCCGCCCTGCCGCCGAAGCCGCCGCCTGCGTGGAAAAGCAGGGTAAGTTCTGGGCCTTCAAAGACGCGCTGTTTCGCCGCGCCGACTGGCAGAGCATGGCAAATCCCGGCGTGATTTTTCAGGGTGTCGCAATGGGCGTGGGTGTCAAGCTTCAGCAGTACCGCGACTGCATCGCTGACCGGGGCGGCAAGCAGAGCGTCGATGAGGGCGTGGCCGAGGCCAACCGTCTGGGCGTCAATGCCACTCCATCGGTGTACGTGAACGGGTACAGAGTCGCCAATCCCTACGATCCGGCCAGCTATCAGGCGCTGATCGACTTCGTGCGGGCCAAGTAA